The following coding sequences are from one Sardina pilchardus chromosome 16, fSarPil1.1, whole genome shotgun sequence window:
- the LOC134059992 gene encoding uncharacterized protein LOC134059992, with product MVENFSSGQLLYMLGVLLAVFSMSMSTSVVVREGQLVQMNCSFSTKETGFTSVTWLRQSNRSAPVSISTASYDQQRNQTSANYHSGFTSQRFTCTMANSICVLEIRGVSVSDSGLYYCGMQPGDTMIYYNATYLTITEKTDAENKENAEEDDSPTAVQFCSGMCGTVVLVLGVLSAVLNLVLVLLILTKHRAGLRQNTESSGQPHSPPAQVQDSDSLNYAALSFSGKRKKRSNFNLQTDNPHVIYAATR from the exons ATGGTGGAGAACTTTTCATCTGGACAGCTTCTCTACATGTTGG gtgtgctgCTGGCTGTGTTCTCCATGTCCATGTCCACCTCAGTGGTGGTGCGTGAGGGTCAGTTGGTCCAGATGAACTGTTCATTTAGCACTAAAGAGACGGGATTCACCTCTGTCACCTGGCTGAGACAATCCAACCGGTCCGCTCCAGTTTCCATCAGCACAGCTTCGTACGACCAGCAGAGGAATCAGACAAGCGCTAATTACCACAGTGGATTCACCAGTCAGCGCTTCACATGTACTATGGCCAACAGCATCTGTGTGTTAGAGAtcagaggtgtgagtgtgtctgactCTGGACTTTACTACTGTGGGATGCAGCCAGGGGACACCATGATCTATTACAATGCCACCTACCTAACCATCACAG AAAAGACTGACGCTGAGAATAAGGAGAATGCAGAAGAAGAcg ATTCCCCTACTGCAGTTCAGTTCTGTAGTGGGATGTGTGGAACCGTGGTTCTAGTCCTGGGGGTTCTCAGTGCTGTTCTCAATCTGGTGCTGGTCCTCCTGATCCTGACCAAACACAGAGCTGGACTCAGACAGAACACGG AGTCCAGTGGACAGCCTCACTCTCCCCCTGCCcag GTTCAGGATTCAGACTCTCTGAACTATGCAGCTCTGAGCTTCTCTGgcaagaggaagaaaaggagcaACTTCAACCTCCAGACCGACAACCCACACGTCATATACGCTGCCACTAGATAA
- the LOC134059993 gene encoding uncharacterized protein LOC134059993 isoform X2: protein MLKGTSSDLLLYKLGVLLAVFSMSMSTSVVVLEGQSVQMKCSCSTKETGYSSVTWLRQSNQSTPVSICTASYDQQKNKTSANYHNGFTSQRFTCTLANSICVLEIRAVSVSDSGLYYCGMQPDDHMIYYNATYLTITASVEKTDTAPTEKPKEEGCSPAGVCSVVLLALGILSAALMVVVFILVLTKHTDGLHTGDADPGDETRCPPEQCP, encoded by the exons atgctGAAGGGCACTTCATCTGACCTGCTTCTCTACAAGTTGG gtgtgctgCTGGCTGTGTTCTCCATGTCCATGTCCACCTCAGTGGTGGTGCTTGAGGGTCAGTCGGTCCAGATGAAGTGTTCATGTAGCACTAAAGAGACAGGATACTCCTCAGTCACCTGGCTGAGACAATCCAACCAGTCCACTCCAGTTTCCATCTGCACAGCTTCATACGACCAGCAGAAGAATAAGACAAGCGCTAATTACCACAACGGATTCACCAGCCAGCGCTTCACATGTACTCTGGCCAACAGCATCTGTGTGTTAGAGATCagagctgtgagtgtgtctgactCTGGACTTTACTACTGTGGGATGCAGCCAGATGACCATATGATCTATTACAATGCCACCTACCTAACCATCACAG CATCTGTAGAAAAGACTGACACTGCACCTACAGAGAAACCAAAAGaagaag GCTGTTctcctgctggtgtgtgttcagtggtgcTGTTGGCTCTGGGGATTCTCAGTGCTGCTCTGATGGTCGTGGTCTTTATTCTGGTTCtgaccaaacacacagatggactcCACACAGGAGATGCAG ACCCTGGTGATGAGACACGGTGTCCACCTGAGCAG tgcccgtag
- the LOC134059993 gene encoding uncharacterized protein LOC134059993 isoform X1, whose protein sequence is MLKGTSSDLLLYKLGVLLAVFSMSMSTSVVVLEGQSVQMKCSCSTKETGYSSVTWLRQSNQSTPVSICTASYDQQKNKTSANYHNGFTSQRFTCTLANSICVLEIRAVSVSDSGLYYCGMQPDDHMIYYNATYLTITASVEKTDTAPTEKPKEEGCSPAGVCSVVLLALGILSAALMVVVFILVLTKHTDGLHTGDADPGDETRCPPEQESGVLRYSALGLAEREERRRTLYRENTESQVFYFAAR, encoded by the exons atgctGAAGGGCACTTCATCTGACCTGCTTCTCTACAAGTTGG gtgtgctgCTGGCTGTGTTCTCCATGTCCATGTCCACCTCAGTGGTGGTGCTTGAGGGTCAGTCGGTCCAGATGAAGTGTTCATGTAGCACTAAAGAGACAGGATACTCCTCAGTCACCTGGCTGAGACAATCCAACCAGTCCACTCCAGTTTCCATCTGCACAGCTTCATACGACCAGCAGAAGAATAAGACAAGCGCTAATTACCACAACGGATTCACCAGCCAGCGCTTCACATGTACTCTGGCCAACAGCATCTGTGTGTTAGAGATCagagctgtgagtgtgtctgactCTGGACTTTACTACTGTGGGATGCAGCCAGATGACCATATGATCTATTACAATGCCACCTACCTAACCATCACAG CATCTGTAGAAAAGACTGACACTGCACCTACAGAGAAACCAAAAGaagaag GCTGTTctcctgctggtgtgtgttcagtggtgcTGTTGGCTCTGGGGATTCTCAGTGCTGCTCTGATGGTCGTGGTCTTTATTCTGGTTCtgaccaaacacacagatggactcCACACAGGAGATGCAG ACCCTGGTGATGAGACACGGTGTCCACCTGAGCAG GAGTCCGGCGTGTTGAGATATTCAGCTCTGGGATTggctgagagggaggagagaaggcggACCCTCTACAGGGAGAACACAGAGTCACAAGTGTTTTATTTTGCTGCAAGATAA